TCTCTGTTGCTGGAAGCTTTTCcctgagaaaagagagaagaaacagggCAACTACTTAACACTGCAAATAAAGACATGCAATTCCagtgtgttttccatttcaaaagCTCACATTCGTCATAAGAAATGTTTCCAAACATTTTAGTCTGTgttcaacaaaacatttcacctgAGAGCTAATGGATAACAGGCATCACTGAATGCACTGGACCTCTGTGTTATATACCTACAAATTGTAAATATTACAGTTTGTAGACATAAATATTTTGTCATACTCTTCCTTTCCATacaagcagaggagaaagaaagacaacgTCCTTCTTTTCACTTCCAGCGCTTAACCTAATTTTCCTCCAGCTACAAAAGGCCTGGGTCAAAGTTTAATCACAAATAATTCTAGGTGTTCGTTTTAATCTGCTTGATGTGCCAGATGGATGGTGTTTCCTGCCAGGGTGGTATATTCGTAGATCCAGGTTACTAGTCACAGATAAGTTTCAACCACCTCTCTGTGACTGTATTCGCACACGCTCCTTAACCAGAAAGCACATTATGACAGGTTTGTGGTTTTTGAATTATGTGTGAATtaagtttttatctttttaggTGAGTTAACCCATTAACCATTTttagtgaaatgaaattaacaAAATTTAAAAGACAAGCATGCCCCCTGTTTGTCTGGCAGTTCAGCCTTTTGCATGTTTCACCACAGCTTCTGATGTTTAGTCTCCCAACAGGAACTCTGTTAGTATCCAGCTCCAGGTGTGTTGTTCCTCTACTGACTTTGTGAGTCATATAAACAACTGAAGCTGTGAAGATATCAAACAGCCTAAATGCCAAAAGCATGTATACAAATGGtgcatattaaaaaataaatgactgcaTGTACTATATGTGGAAAAACCATAACAAAAGTTGAGTTGGCACTTTGAACAATGTGTTGTAGTTCACTGCTTCATATTCTATGAATATCTCATTTGTATTCAAAGAGACCACATGAAACACATTATGCATTTGCCATACCTTTATATGATTTTTTTGCAGATGTGTTTTGAGTTGTTATATACATTTCTGATGAAGtatgttaaatattaatattcagcCCCAGCCTGTTCCCTACCCGGAATGAGTCCAGCTAGCGGCTGGTTGTCTTCATCCCCGTCCCTGTAGGCCTGCCACCAGTTGGGGTCATCCTGGCTGATAACGTGGAGGATATCTCCTTTCTGGAAAGATAGGCCCAGCTCCCGACATGGCACGAAGGGGTCATCAGAGGGGTCATAGTCAAAGTAAGCTCGTACATGCATCTGAGGAGAGGGTTTACAATGTCAAGGTTGGTATTACATGCATGCAGACAgccagtctcacacacacacagccacatcaTTAGAGACTTACCACAGTCTGCCTGTGTGGAGCAGGTTTAATCTGTGAGCTTGGGATGAGGAGGAAGGTCAGAGTGCCATGCATTTGTTGCTGATGGAAAAGACGAGATGcaataaattaaacatgacAGGAGAAGCATCTCCATAAAAGGAAATATCTTACTGATTAAATCTACCCAGGGGCTCAAaccttttgtactttttatgcAGAAGAATGTATATTATTTTTTGACAGAGAACATATATTCAGAAACACCTACTCAAGTATTTATAGGGAATTATAATTTCgctaaaaaaacattttctttcagaaCTGAATGTAGTCAGAAGTCAGTTATTTAAGTTCTTTAGTTAAGATTATAATGACTGTTTATCCCAATAATTACACATCAAAAGGTCTAATGCTACTTTTGCTGCACTATTTCAAAGATTTGTTTGATCAATAACTccaaaaaaaacttcattttcTACAGCATGGTTGTTGAGTATGTATGTctagtgtggaaaaaaaacaacatcaatcACCAAATAAAATTTCAGAGGACGTTGGCATCAAGGCAGCGTAGTGGTTattgctgttgccccacaacaagaagtttgcaggttcagttcctggcctggggtaCGTTTGTGTACCCTGCGTACCCCAACCTAACATCGCTGGGGTTAattggtcactctaaattgtgcgtatgtgtgagtatgagtggttgtttgtctgtctgtctttgtgtgttgaccctgcgatggactgacgacatgtccagggtgtaccctgcctttgCCCAGCGTGatctgtgtgagctgggattggcagcCCCCGCGaccggaaacggataaagcattcaaagatgaatgaatgaaaaacatggaCATACAGACAGCCCATTTTGAATGGATTCAATGGTATAAGATCTATATCATTTTAGATTTCTAAAGACTGAACATATACTCAACTAGTtacaggaaattaaaatgaactcaACTTAATTATAATAAACAATCTCAAAAAGCATGATAAGTTCTTGGCCATCTCTGACCCTCACCAGTAAGTCGTGTACTTCATTAACATGTTTCCCACGTATTGGAATCCCGTTAATCTCCAAGATCTCGTCTCCCTCACTTAGGAGGCCGCTCCGCTCTGCTGCTCCGCCTTTGACCACACGACTCACCACCACACTGTCCATGTCATTACGAACTGTTGCaccctgacagacacacaaacacacacccagttCATTCACAATTTTACAAGACAAGTGACACATTTGGTTGTTGATGTGTAAATGAAGCACATGAAACAGATCCTTTTCTGCAAAGTAACACTGAACAGAAAGATGTGAGTCTAAAAGATGGAGAGGCAACAGCCTGAGCAGAAAGAAGGATATCACATACAGCAGACATCATTGTGTTATTGCTAATGCTTCCAGTTGGTTGTCTGAAATTTATACTGTCAGACATTTAGCTACCTTCTTCGTGCACTGATGCTGCAACCCTTCCACTGGATTTATGCACAATATACAAAGTGCATTGGAACACTGATTTACAGCTTTGACAATTCAGTTATAAGGCATGATTCAGTTTTTAAACTGCTGAGACACTGAGAAAGTATAAACAGACATTCAAACAGTGGGAACACATGGCTGAAAAAGACTGTCTTACCAGTGGAGTGTCACGGGCCTTCTCTAGCCGCACCAGTTTAACTGTCTCTCCAAGGTACTGGGTCACATTTTCCTCTGCCATTTCCTGCCCTGCCACACTGTCATGGGCCTGCATCAATGCCTGCCacataaaacatacacacatagagATAAACAATACATACAGACAAAACCACAGGTGGGAAGAAATAGGAGAGGGCATTGTGAGATAAAAAGTCTGAATTGGTCATGCTCTTTCTGAACGGTATGGTTGGCATGGAAAAAAATATCCTAAATGTGGCACATTTTCAGTTGAACTGAATGCTTAATGGTTTGTGCTTGTTCAATAAAAGAGAAGCAATGCCACAAGCGATGTTTCCTTAGACCTGCACCTGCCACCCATCTTTTCTAACAAGAGCTGTCAGCAAGCCACCTCTAAGCCAGAAATAATACAGCAACtgcttcttcatttcatttaatgtgaCAAGCACACCGTATACAACAATTAATAACTGTTTGTCAAAATTAgtttctctgtgctgcagcGGCTGAACCTGGGAGAGCGGAGAACAGGCTAAGCTTTGCCGTAAATGCAATCTGTCTTAATCTCCCTTTGCATTTAAGAGTCTGGATTCACTGTCATCAATCATCAAACACCTTTGGCTTCCGTGCTTGTGAGGATAATGTGTCCTCAAATGGTGAAAGGGGCTTGGACTTCCTCTAACACATGTACCTGTCTCTATTTGTTTTGGGTGCGAGACTGTTTACCAGGGCAGTCAACAGGGTTGACTCATGTGATGCTCTGGTTTCCTGCAGCGAAACCAACATAATCTGCTCCACTTTCAGTGCCACAAGGCGGGCTCACATCACATCATGTAGCCCCTGCTGGCTGCATGGTTCCGACTCAGTGGAGGGGTTAACAGGCCGGTTGGAGAATTGGTAGTTCACACGGTCACATGGGTCAAACATTAGTCCCCCGGCGTTTACTCGTCAAGACCTTCATCCGTAAAATCACAACAGAGTCATCCACCTGAGACCTTTTCTCACCTTACTGCCTCACTAATGGACGAAGACAACCTGATAATGTGACTAAATTTTTCCTGCAGAAGAGGCAGTGAAGCTTAAACTGACAAATGTAGAGCATCTGCAGGTGAAGCCACTTCAAAGCAGCACACTCTAATATATTTGTTTCTCTAATGTTGACAtagaaaatgctgaaaaagatCGCCCATTAAATGGACATAGATAACCACAATCAAAAGTGTAGGACTTTTTATAATTCAAGTGCTTACACAGCTGTGGACATCGTCTGCCTCTGATGTCTAATCGTTTCTGTAAAGACGGAGCATGTGCCACATCCAAGAGGAAGATCTAAACTGTCCAATTAGTCCAGTTTGTGCCAACAGCAGCCTCAGTAAGATCATTACTAAACAGGTTATGGTCACATTGAAACTGCCTAAACCACAGCCAAGGACATGCAGCTCAAGTGAACAGAGGCATAGGAGCTGTTCCATAAGCAGCAGGGTTGACAGTGTGACAATACAGAGTACTTCCAGGACAGGTATTTTACCTCTTTGCAAACAATTCATTACATTATTCATATAtcttaaatcttttttattCACTGAAATGAATGGACGTTGTTGCTTTAAACCTTGGATTATTGATAACCCATGTACATTTTATAACTTGGTGTCTGACATAATTTGTCATCAACTGTATGAGTGGAGAATTCCTCTTGCTAGGAGGACAATCTTTTCACCCAGAAGAATGAACCTTAATAAAGACACCAAAAATATGGCTTTCATCAGACTCAACACAGCTACATGCTATGCTCAGCAGAagtgcacacaaagacaaaggccGTGCCAGATTGTTTACTTTTGGCacttatttaaaaattaattttaaggGAGCTGACAAGCAAGCTGCGGCTAAGAGTATACCAATCATGTTTTTTCATTACCTAGAGAGCAAACCCATATTACCTTGTAATAACCTTTGAAGCAAAATAGCATACAACCTTGAAAATCTTGACTTTTATACACCATTAAATAATAGCCTATAATAAAATTAATGCGGCATGTagtatttaatttgtaaaaCAAGCGTCTATTCGAGTGTCCTTGAGCACAACATAAATTCTCAGGGAGCACCAACATGACACGAACTAATGACTTCTTCATAAGGACACTGCTCTATGTGTATCATTTTTTCTTGAAGCATCGTGAACAGTGCCATGAATGTAGGTGCATATGATGAAACTGTCCATGAGTTATCTTGTAGCTGGTGAACTTAAGTCCTATTCTTTCCTCTATAAGTATATGGACTATTCCATACATAACCCTGATCTTTGAACCCTTTTGGAAGCTGAGAGAGAGATACAATTACATGATTCAGGTTTGCAAGGCTCAGCAGACCAGCAGAGCTTCACCGGTCTTAGATTATAATCATATTGTGGGTTAAGGGGCAATATGATAAGTCACAACTGGCgagctgatctctgacctgGAGATGAGGATTTGTGAGCAGAGCCCTGAGCTCCAAACCCTCTGTCTGCTGGCTGGACTGAAGAATCTTCTGTACCtgtacagaaacacagacacacagcactACAGTgaggcaaagacagagaaaaactaTTTTACTAAAGCAACTGGGTAAAACTATTACTTAAGATGTGAGTGGAAGTGATGGGACGGAATGGCTCAATAAATACTCGTATGCAGTCTAGaaactaaaatgacaaacacTACTTTAAAAAACATAGATGGGTTATTACTTTAATCATAAGACAAGTGCTTAATGGAAACTGGATattcagagaaaaatgaatacatgaataaagataaataaagacattaaaaaaaaaaacaaaacaaatatgtacaTACACAGCACACTCACAATCAGCATTAGGCCACATACTAGTAGCTCACAGCAGGGTTTCACAGTCAAATCAGAAAAGTGCTCAATATCTTCTTTGCTGTAAACTAATGTCTTAAGTGCTGGCTCTTCTccttggaaaaagaaaattccCCCtatgattcattttctttgagtGTGTTTACACATACAACTTGCATTCAACCAAATTTGAGAAGGACATACTGGGAAGGCACCtgccaaaaatacaaaacactagACCTCTCTACCATGACTTCTCAGACTTTCCactttatttgcttttctttctccatttctccaTTGCGTGTTTCTATTTAAATCCTTTGGTTCTTGTGTTGATATTTGGTTGGATATGTTATTGTTCTGTGTTTTGGACCaaacaagaattaaaaaaagtcaactgttttctgcctcttcatcCTCCCCTGTTTGAAGCTTAGTTCATCCATTACACTAATCAAAGCTCTCACTAACTAGGTGACGCATTTTCCCCTCCCCCTTAACAGTGCAGCGCCTCAGCCCACTCTGCTGTAAGCCTctggagtttctttttctggctgCCCAGATCCTTCCTGTGGTGTGTAGCACCACTCGGCCAGTACCAAGGGCTGCTGGGAGATGAGTTTGCCCACTAGCCAATCTCAGCGCCACATGCACAGCCACTTAGTGGAGGCACACTTTGGACTGAAACTTACATGTTGTAAAGAGCTTCAGAAGCTGCGTCCACACACTGACTTACTGTGTGAAGGAAGacaatgtgttttgtcttgtgtCATGACCAAACTAGATCATGTCACCAGCCCCTGAATGTTCAAACTACTCCTGACAAGACTGGAAAAGCAATTCTAGCACTCTAGCACTGCTGCTTTGTGCCCTCTGAATGAACTCTACATTCAAACATGCTCGTAGCAGCGTGTTTTTTCTAAACAAGCCTGACTTTTACCCATCGAGACATCAGCTAGAAATCACGCTGCACCAAAAAGCCTGTATAACATTCTCTCATGTTCCACCTGTCAAATTTGACACTAATCCTGATGAAATGGCTTTTGTGGGTGTAGCTTGCATAAAGCCTTTACCTATTTTACAGAAAACCATATCTcaatttatgtttgtttttttgttttggtttggttctttctttctttttttttttaaacaagaacTAAGTTGTGTGTGACAGGCTGCATTCAAATTCTCAACCAAGTGGCATATATTTTTGTCAACTAGGAAGCCAGATGTGGCAGATTCCATATTTCCCAAACCTGAAAACTGCCTCCTATTTTCTGGACAGCATTgtcaatttatttaaagagaaaaggcaactggtaacaacaaacaaaccgaAAACACTTTCATATATTTGCAAAGACATAGGGAGAAAAACcccatgtttacattttgttttattcctttctCCTGCTCCATTCCTGCCAATCATGTCTTATCCTCACCCCAGTTCTACCtactttttaaatcttttccagCTCACTCAAATTTCATGCATGGCCCGTATCCCACAAACcctcacatttgttttcactcaCCTAGTTAACCACaagaaaatttacattttataattattCAGACTGGCATGGCTGCATTTTGGGCAGGTTTATTGAATTAATCATCACCACCAGCAAAGATATTTCATGCTTCATTGATTCTCCTCAGTTACTTTAGCCATAGAGGTCCTTGCCTCCAAATAAACAGGGTCCAAACCACAAATTAGCAAGTACACTCTATGTGCTCTAATGCACAAACTGCCTCTTTTTTCCACTGCTAGTCTCATGAGGTACAAGTTGGCTTTGTGGCATGGTGAAAAATTTCTAAAATATTAAAGtcagttatttattattctcAGAAAATGCCTGCCTATTCTTTCCAATTCAGTTTCTATTCTTACTGTGGACGGAgtcacaatttttatttttcagtgttaaCAACCTGCTTCCAAAGGTTGCCTCAAAATAACCATTATGCGTACCTCCTGGCAGAGATCCTGAGCTTGTGCTGTGAGGGGGGAGGTGGGGCCGACTCTGCTCATCTGCTGAGAAACAGTGCTGTAGATGGTATAGGCATTCCTGAAGTCCTCCTTGGCAAGGAGCTGCATTATCAGCTCAAGATCCTGCTGGCTCTGCGCATCAGTCAGGCTGTGCTGCATACTCTTCAGGGCCTGCAGTAACTCCTCCAGTTCTGACAAAGAGGTGCAAATTGTGAGGAGCGAGCTACAGACACAATGCTGTAGAGAATTGGGACAAAATAACGGAGGTTGGGAGGTTTTTATTAGatgtaaatgtttattgttagccaatttggtttattttcctgaCAGAATAGCTTGTGAATACAGTGACATCTAGATCTGTAGCCCTTTACTTGTGTATGACAGACACCAAACTTTTATTCTCTAGACAAAATGACAATATCTGGtgcacacaaaccaacacactgATCAAAAGGGGTGGGCCTCATTTTATGCACTGGTTAGGATGgagttattgtgtttttgtgttcttgctCCTTACTCTACATTTGGGACACTCATCGGTGGGAATGGTAGAAGTCTCTCACCAGAAGTCATTGTTTTAACTGAATTTTCTGAAACCTTACAATTACCCATTCTCCTCTTCTTTGCAacctcccttcctctttccaCCCCTCTTGACCACATAAAAAcctcaaccctaaccccctccctcctttcaaCTCACCTGCTAAAGGATCCTGGTAGCAGGTTTCTTTGGTCgccttttcttttgcttcaaAAGTTGGATTGTCAATCCCCACCTTGGGGTTCTGTGACAGCTTCTTCAGCCTCAGTGAAGCGTTGGGGTCAATGTCATGCTTCCCCCTgttgtcttcctctctcctcttcctcagttccTCCTGGTAGTGCTGAATCCTCTCCATGTGGGAACTGGAGTGTGGAGATTTGAGAAGGCTAATTTCCTCCCCTGGACAGTCCACGGCCCTCTCCCTGTGGCTCTTGGCCTGACCAGAGGCTTCTTGCACATAGCCGTTCATATGGGATGTGATCATCcccgctgcagcagcacacgGCTGAAACAGCCACTGTTTACACTGTGATCTGCTTGAGTGCTACGAGACACTGGTGCTGAGACTGCTCAACTCAGGAGCCATAGCTCTCCAGCCGAGGATGTAGATCTTCACGTTCTTTCAATGATTTGTCAtcctggggggaaaaaaaaaaagtacaaatagatcatttttattttaagtatgtttaaaaaaagtgcaGTCTTTTTAAAATGACTCTTGAAAAAGTATAATGggtgaaaaataaagattaaaaaaacaaaaaactattaaCCATCATGTTTATGGCATTCTTAGACAGAAGTTATAGACAGAGGTTAAAgggtttcattttcagattaGATACACATCAGTTTGCACATCATTCCCTTGGTTGTCATCACATTcacagtctgtgtttgtatttggaAGCTGatctgatgtttttttccctgcaaATGAATACtattagtttttaatattttttcccaGATACactttttatttgcacaaacatttaaagaatCCATAGCATAGAGTGATAAGCTTTTCTACAAAGACACAACACATTACTTTGAAACAGCTTATAAATATGTGGACCTGACATTTTCCTTAAAATCTTAAatgttttggacttttttttttatcctatttTCTAATGGTCTCAAGGTTTAtaaatttgaagaaaatattCACCAAATTAACTCAACTAAGTCTTCGTTGCAGCTTCATGTATAGAATTTATGTTTGAATATCAAGTGaataaatgttcattcattttaatagtTAAATTATGTTGTTAAAAATTTCCTTCTGTGGATAAATAAAATTTCACTTAAAGTTTAGAAAAAATTACCTCTTTGCATTCTGATACTTACTGGATCATCATCACTTAAGAGTTAAGCATTACAAattaatgtattttacaaacaaatgttcacacaatgttttattataaatgccaatatttttgtttttcctccttgtaGTGTTGATCAGGGCCAGCATTTGCTCCTTCCTCCAATACAACACTAATCTTACTTCTAGCACAGAGAGCTCTCTGACCTCAGTCACCTGAAATCCCATCAGTTCACCCTCATCCAGCCTTTTGCTTGGGTTCACATGCCCCCAAATCTCCCCTTTAACTGAACACCTCGATCGAACTATCCATCTGTAGACTGTGTATGGATGGCCAGATAAAGATAGTGGACTGGAATCTGATACATGACATACCTACTACAACTAACATACCCACCAGTCTGGTAGTGGTAAGGATTATAATCTATTTAAGGGCACAGCTACATGTAATAATCTGGATTAGCAAATTCGTAGTATGACTTGGAGTTTGAATTTATTCAGTTTgtgaaaaaaacccaaactatCTGTATTTAATAGCAATATTTCACAGCATATCGAAAAAATTGTCTCAGAGTGAAGCATCAAAGTGACTATTGCAGCCAAAAGCATATATATCTCGAGAGTCATAatcttgttttcatcttttacatAATTACATTAGCTGTGTTTAAATATGATGCAGATGCTAAGGTTCTGTTTGCCAATTTGTTAGGTCATAAATATATTACAGGCTTTCCACATGCCTGTTCACACATGTCGTGGAaccagaaatgtgaaaaagataaTCATTTCCACATTAAACAGTTCTCATTAATACTACATATCGGTTAAAGACATCTTTTAGTACACATAGGGAAATCCCCTCGAGTagcacaataataaacagagCTTTGTCAACTACAGTCACCTTTGCAGCTCATGTCATACATGACTCATGTCACCTACCACCACATGGCAGTCCTCCCTCTTGTCTACCTACTTCCCACAGCTAATTACGTCTGGCAGGTCTATCCCCTTGGCTCTTGGTCCAAGCTTCCAAACCCCTCCCCTGCAGAAGCATTTAGCTGGGTTTAGAGCGGCGATGTAtggctgacaaacagcagcGACTGCCAACGGGCCATCTGTTCCTGTGGGCTTAATTAAGCCTGGGATCTCATGCTCTACTCTGGCTCAGTGGCCACAACAGCACTTGAAGGATTTTTGGGGACTGAGGGATGCGGGTAGATGAATGAGAATGACTGGAGGTCACCTAGCCACctagacataaacacacaaggCAAAGTGAAAAGTTTGTCAATCTCAGTCAGCTACGTGGAACCAGTGGGTGATTATGGAAACACGTGATGGCAAAGTGGAGAGTAAAAACCATGCTCTTACTCATTTCAGCAAGCCAACAAAACAGAAGGTCAAAAATATAAATTCCTTACAAAAAATAGAGGGTTGAGATACACTGATGTACAATCAGGTAATTGAAAAGTATCCCTTTCACCTGTCATTTGTCAACTACATCACCTTTAATGCTATTCACTGTGGTGTGTGAACACAGCGTTTGAGTGAAAATACCTTTTGcgaaaaatgtcattttat
This genomic interval from Echeneis naucrates chromosome 24, fEcheNa1.1, whole genome shotgun sequence contains the following:
- the pals1b gene encoding MAGUK p55 subfamily member 5b isoform X2 — encoded protein: MITSHMNGYVQEASGQAKSHRERAVDCPGEEISLLKSPHSSSHMERIQHYQEELRKRREEDNRGKHDIDPNASLRLKKLSQNPKVGIDNPTFEAKEKATKETCYQDPLAELEELLQALKSMQHSLTDAQSQQDLELIMQLLAKEDFRNAYTIYSTVSQQMSRVGPTSPLTAQAQDLCQEVQKILQSSQQTEGLELRALLTNPHLQAHDSVAGQEMAEENVTQYLGETVKLVRLEKARDTPLGATVRNDMDSVVVSRVVKGGAAERSGLLSEGDEILEINGIPIRGKHVNEVHDLLQQMHGTLTFLLIPSSQIKPAPHRQTVMHVRAYFDYDPSDDPFVPCRELGLSFQKGDILHVISQDDPNWWQAYRDGDEDNQPLAGLIPGKSFQQQRESLKKTITDKTREQQGKLWYAKKNKKQRKKSTSNFTKNTDYDDILTYEEMSLYHQPANRKRPIALIGPTNSGHDELRRRLLAIEPEKFAVAVPHTTRNPRIHERNGREYHFVSRPSFETDLAAGKFIESGEYEKNLYGTSTDSVRHIINSGRICLLCLHTRSLRVLRSSNLKPYVIFIAPPSQERLRTLLATEGKTPKPEELKEVIEKAREMEHNFGHFFDATIVNMDPDQAFHELHRLIDKLDTEPQWVPTSWLC
- the pals1b gene encoding MAGUK p55 subfamily member 5b isoform X1 yields the protein MITSHMNGYVQEASGQAKSHRERAVDCPGEEISLLKSPHSSSHMERIQHYQEELRKRREEDNRGKHDIDPNASLRLKKLSQNPKVGIDNPTFEAKEKATKETCYQDPLAELEELLQALKSMQHSLTDAQSQQDLELIMQLLAKEDFRNAYTIYSTVSQQMSRVGPTSPLTAQAQDLCQEVQKILQSSQQTEGLELRALLTNPHLQALMQAHDSVAGQEMAEENVTQYLGETVKLVRLEKARDTPLGATVRNDMDSVVVSRVVKGGAAERSGLLSEGDEILEINGIPIRGKHVNEVHDLLQQMHGTLTFLLIPSSQIKPAPHRQTVMHVRAYFDYDPSDDPFVPCRELGLSFQKGDILHVISQDDPNWWQAYRDGDEDNQPLAGLIPGKSFQQQRESLKKTITDKTREQQGKLWYAKKNKKQRKKSTSNFTKNTDYDDILTYEEMSLYHQPANRKRPIALIGPTNSGHDELRRRLLAIEPEKFAVAVPHTTRNPRIHERNGREYHFVSRPSFETDLAAGKFIESGEYEKNLYGTSTDSVRHIINSGRICLLCLHTRSLRVLRSSNLKPYVIFIAPPSQERLRTLLATEGKTPKPEELKEVIEKAREMEHNFGHFFDATIVNMDPDQAFHELHRLIDKLDTEPQWVPTSWLC